One Halorientalis litorea DNA segment encodes these proteins:
- a CDS encoding extracellular solute-binding protein, with protein sequence MPKGKGTLTRRDALVTGAAAVAVGLAGCQEGSQSSQFDESDPLVAHERFGKGGTALTYQTSTFYTPIEEESDQPAAAPALKTQHEAWAENHPDYRIDVNYPAFGQWKNNLLTSAAGGDAPAGSTLDSKWVADFYEYLQPLNDYVEDIDDFFPFVRETAMRDGDLLAAWKYTGCRCLYYRQDVLDTYNDGDPPVTWEELLTVGQDIVENEDMDAYMFQSSTALANLPYFWSSGGTLVDDEGAPVLDQSENRQALVDALGFIRDLVDTGVTPQRVASIEEVEALPREGRAGNLAMFIGNNDQIERNLKNPIQEADEIPDDRWQRWQVAKIPRPADGEHTTGVGGWTEGAFVEGDDGEAAAMKEFIAKFVEPEAMGRYCEAAALLPTRESVFNDSDLYDPDTPYQDRFREFLQDGVARPARPIYSTIASEYVVAIESVVTGQSDPESAAETMITNVNDEYEAS encoded by the coding sequence ATGCCGAAAGGTAAGGGAACGCTCACGAGGCGAGACGCGCTGGTGACGGGGGCAGCGGCGGTTGCGGTCGGCTTGGCGGGCTGCCAGGAAGGGTCACAGTCGAGTCAGTTTGATGAGTCGGACCCGCTGGTGGCCCACGAGCGGTTCGGCAAGGGCGGGACCGCGCTGACTTACCAGACGAGCACGTTCTATACGCCAATCGAGGAGGAGAGTGACCAGCCCGCGGCGGCGCCGGCGCTGAAGACACAGCACGAGGCTTGGGCCGAGAACCACCCCGACTACCGTATCGACGTCAACTACCCGGCCTTCGGACAGTGGAAGAACAACCTCCTGACGAGTGCGGCGGGGGGCGACGCCCCTGCAGGGTCGACGCTCGACTCGAAGTGGGTAGCGGACTTCTACGAGTACCTCCAGCCGCTGAACGACTACGTCGAGGACATCGACGACTTCTTCCCGTTCGTCCGGGAGACGGCCATGCGCGACGGTGACCTGCTGGCCGCCTGGAAGTACACGGGGTGTCGGTGTCTGTACTACCGACAGGATGTCCTCGACACGTACAACGACGGCGACCCCCCGGTCACGTGGGAGGAACTGCTCACCGTCGGTCAGGACATCGTCGAAAACGAGGACATGGACGCGTACATGTTCCAGTCGTCGACGGCTCTCGCCAACCTGCCGTACTTCTGGAGTTCCGGCGGCACCCTCGTCGACGACGAGGGGGCGCCGGTTCTCGACCAGAGCGAAAACCGGCAGGCACTGGTCGACGCGCTCGGGTTCATCCGAGACCTCGTCGACACTGGCGTCACCCCACAGCGTGTCGCGAGCATCGAAGAGGTCGAGGCGCTCCCCCGGGAGGGTCGCGCGGGCAACCTCGCGATGTTCATCGGGAACAACGACCAGATAGAGCGGAACCTGAAAAACCCCATCCAGGAGGCCGACGAGATACCGGACGACCGCTGGCAGCGCTGGCAGGTCGCGAAGATTCCCCGACCCGCGGACGGCGAACACACGACCGGCGTCGGCGGCTGGACGGAGGGCGCCTTCGTCGAGGGCGACGACGGCGAGGCCGCTGCGATGAAGGAGTTCATCGCGAAGTTCGTCGAACCCGAGGCGATGGGCCGGTACTGCGAGGCCGCAGCCCTGCTGCCGACCCGCGAGTCGGTGTTCAACGACAGCGACCTCTACGACCCAGACACGCCATATCAGGACCGGTTCAGGGAGTTCCTCCAGGATGGCGTCGCCCGACCCGCTCGCCCCATCTACAGCACCATCGCCTCGGAGTACGTGGTCGCGATCGAAAGCGTCGTCACCGGACAGTCTGATCCCGAGTCGGCGGCCGAGACGATGATCACGAACGTCAACGACGAGTACGAGGCGTCCTGA
- a CDS encoding carbohydrate ABC transporter permease, with translation MSIADTTVERLLERVSDAARRLLDHPLPWLAPALLALAVFQLYPMAEAILMSFTNESLIRPSFEFVGLEQYVRLATDPEFWGMIRITAIYAFSSVVLHVLLGLVLALAIDYGVRRGLRGHLTTRVSVLLAWIVPGIIIGLVWKVMLVESQFGAVNHLLGVLGIGPVPFRSDPTLALISTIVAGTWRGTAFTMIMIYGGLQRVPQRLYEAARVDGAGRWDRFRHVTLPQLKPVLFITTVLVTIYALNTFDLIFALTGGGPGRATQVLALFMYQEAFQDYALGRGAAIAVVMLAANLLLTGVYIYAFDVGDEI, from the coding sequence ATGTCGATTGCCGACACGACTGTCGAGCGCCTGCTCGAACGCGTGAGCGACGCTGCTCGCAGACTCCTCGACCACCCGCTCCCCTGGCTCGCGCCCGCCCTGCTGGCACTCGCGGTGTTCCAGCTGTATCCGATGGCCGAGGCGATCCTGATGAGTTTCACGAACGAGAGCCTCATCAGACCGAGTTTCGAGTTCGTCGGCCTCGAACAGTACGTCAGACTCGCGACCGACCCGGAGTTCTGGGGAATGATCCGGATAACCGCCATATACGCCTTCTCCAGCGTCGTCCTCCACGTTCTGCTGGGGCTCGTTCTGGCGCTGGCGATCGACTACGGGGTCCGACGGGGACTACGGGGTCACCTCACGACTCGCGTTTCGGTGTTGCTCGCGTGGATCGTCCCCGGAATCATCATCGGCCTGGTCTGGAAGGTGATGCTGGTCGAGAGCCAGTTCGGCGCCGTCAATCACCTGCTGGGCGTCCTCGGTATCGGGCCGGTCCCGTTCCGCTCGGACCCGACACTGGCGCTGATCTCAACCATCGTCGCCGGCACTTGGCGCGGGACCGCGTTCACCATGATAATGATCTACGGCGGACTCCAGCGGGTCCCACAGCGCCTCTACGAGGCCGCCCGCGTGGACGGGGCCGGTCGATGGGACCGGTTTCGCCACGTGACGCTGCCACAGCTCAAGCCGGTCCTGTTTATCACGACGGTGCTGGTGACGATCTACGCCCTGAACACGTTCGACCTGATATTCGCACTGACCGGCGGCGGCCCGGGCCGTGCGACCCAGGTGCTCGCTCTGTTCATGTACCAGGAGGCGTTCCAAGACTACGCTCTCGGGCGCGGGGCGGCCATCGCCGTCGTCATGCTCGCCGCGAACCTGCTGCTGACCGGCGTGTATATCTACGCCTTCGACGTGGGTGACGAGATATGA
- a CDS encoding carbohydrate ABC transporter permease codes for MSDDTGRPGDPDAAATRRPDGGATDVGTATGRESVTAGPTVLDRVRAELADLTVLDLGVYAIYATAIAFFVFPVLWVVSASLRPAGELFRYPFRLLPAEVSLSAYRQVFRAGMVSWLFNSTLVTIFGVSSIVAVSVPAAYAFSRFEFTGRRGLLGIVLLFQMISPVIIIVPLYTVMSSLGLLRTRAGLILLYVGIQTPFSIWLLKGYFDTIPKELDYAARIDGCNRLQTLRHVLLRPVAPGIAVVAIFNTVLTWSEFVLAFTVLGSESRLHTISIGVYKFQGQYGNDWRAIAAASVIGMLPLVIVFLALQRYFVKGLVEGSLKGQ; via the coding sequence ATGAGCGACGACACTGGCCGACCCGGTGACCCCGACGCGGCCGCGACCAGACGTCCGGACGGCGGTGCCACCGACGTCGGGACGGCCACGGGTCGGGAGTCGGTCACAGCGGGTCCGACCGTTCTCGACCGGGTCCGGGCGGAGTTGGCCGACCTCACGGTGCTTGACCTCGGGGTGTACGCCATCTACGCGACGGCAATCGCGTTTTTCGTCTTCCCGGTGCTCTGGGTGGTCTCAGCCAGTCTCCGACCGGCGGGGGAACTGTTCAGGTACCCGTTTAGACTGCTCCCCGCGGAGGTGTCGCTCTCTGCCTATCGGCAGGTCTTCCGGGCCGGGATGGTTTCGTGGCTATTCAACTCGACGCTGGTCACTATTTTCGGGGTTTCGAGCATCGTCGCAGTGTCGGTCCCCGCGGCGTACGCGTTCTCGCGGTTCGAGTTCACTGGCCGTCGCGGACTGCTCGGGATAGTCCTCCTCTTCCAGATGATCTCGCCGGTGATCATCATCGTCCCGCTGTACACGGTCATGTCCAGTCTGGGCCTGCTTCGCACGCGAGCGGGGCTGATACTCCTGTACGTCGGCATCCAGACGCCGTTCTCGATCTGGCTGCTCAAGGGGTACTTCGACACCATCCCGAAGGAACTGGACTACGCGGCCCGGATCGACGGGTGCAACCGGCTACAGACGCTTCGGCACGTCCTCCTGCGACCGGTCGCGCCCGGCATCGCCGTCGTGGCGATTTTCAACACCGTGCTGACGTGGTCGGAGTTCGTCCTCGCGTTCACGGTGCTGGGCTCGGAGAGTCGCCTGCACACGATCTCGATCGGAGTCTACAAGTTCCAGGGGCAGTACGGCAACGACTGGCGCGCCATCGCGGCGGCGAGCGTCATCGGCATGCTGCCACTCGTGATCGTCTTCCTGGCGCTCCAGCGGTACTTCGTCAAGGGACTGGTCGAGGGGTCACTGAAAGGACAATGA
- a CDS encoding ABC transporter ATP-binding protein, whose product MTANGSDSRDDAHLELRNLHKEYPGGITAVEDVSLTLPRGELLVLVGPSGCGKSTTLRCIAGLEEPTDGDVLIGGESVIGRRPEDREIAMMFQNYALYPHKTARENIGFGLRMTTDLPDDEVSQRVADAAETLGITDLLEKKPGSLSGGQQQRVALGRATVRDPAVFLLDEPLSNLDATLRGRMRTEIQQLQRDLDVTTVYVTHDQVEAMTIGDRIAVLDDGYVQQVGTPMTCYHEPANRFVASFIGEPSMNLLDCEFDRVASTFDGPVTYPASDELATAAADADGSGVTLGFRPEAPSLVDPTAHESTGGEGADVGETEADAVTTDVDGALTFPGQVDVVEPVGERSFVYVTLTDGPQMTIAVPGGTAVRERRSVGVHLPLDGVHLFDTATGQALHHPEWEGDESLVGVAAGRSDA is encoded by the coding sequence ATGACAGCGAACGGATCCGACTCACGGGACGACGCCCACCTCGAACTGCGGAACCTGCACAAGGAGTATCCCGGCGGGATAACGGCCGTCGAGGACGTCTCGCTGACGCTCCCTCGCGGAGAACTGCTCGTGCTCGTCGGCCCGTCGGGGTGTGGCAAGTCGACGACGCTGCGGTGTATCGCCGGCCTCGAAGAACCGACGGACGGGGACGTGCTGATCGGCGGCGAGTCGGTGATCGGTCGCCGCCCGGAGGACAGGGAGATCGCAATGATGTTCCAGAACTACGCGCTCTACCCCCACAAGACCGCCCGGGAGAATATCGGGTTCGGACTGCGGATGACGACGGACCTGCCGGACGACGAGGTGAGCCAGCGCGTCGCGGACGCCGCCGAGACGCTTGGGATCACGGACCTCCTCGAGAAGAAACCGGGGTCGCTGTCGGGCGGCCAGCAACAGCGGGTCGCCCTGGGACGAGCGACCGTCCGCGACCCGGCAGTGTTCCTGCTGGACGAACCGCTCTCGAACCTCGACGCGACGCTGCGGGGGCGGATGCGCACCGAGATCCAGCAACTCCAGCGGGACTTAGACGTCACAACGGTGTACGTCACGCACGACCAAGTCGAGGCGATGACCATCGGCGACCGGATAGCCGTGCTCGACGACGGGTATGTCCAGCAGGTCGGCACCCCGATGACCTGCTATCACGAACCGGCCAACAGGTTCGTCGCGTCGTTCATCGGTGAACCGTCGATGAACCTGCTGGACTGCGAGTTCGACCGCGTGGCCAGCACATTCGACGGCCCTGTCACTTATCCAGCGAGCGACGAACTGGCGACGGCGGCGGCGGACGCTGACGGGTCGGGCGTGACGCTCGGTTTCAGGCCCGAGGCCCCGTCCCTCGTCGACCCGACTGCACACGAGTCGACGGGAGGAGAGGGCGCGGACGTCGGTGAGACCGAAGCCGACGCCGTCACCACGGACGTGGACGGGGCACTCACGTTCCCGGGACAGGTCGACGTGGTCGAACCGGTCGGCGAGCGGTCGTTCGTCTACGTCACCCTGACGGACGGCCCGCAGATGACCATCGCGGTGCCCGGCGGGACCGCCGTCCGCGAGCGTCGATCCGTCGGCGTCCACCTCCCGCTGGACGGCGTCCACCTCTTCGACACCGCGACCGGCCAGGCACTGCACCACCCCGAGTGGGAGGGGGACGAGTCCCTCGTCGGCGTGGCCGCCGGCCGGTCCGACGCCTGA
- a CDS encoding recombinase family protein: MSDIGIYARVSTADQDPQRQLDELRESVEDSYDDPEIHAYADIISGTDTGRGEEYQRLREDIESDVLDVVVVHELSRLSRLGAGEIHEFLEFCLTNETGVRDLEVGLEISLDDDLVDRAVSQLIAGVMGDLARVEHKQKLRRIQSGIDAAQAAGQWTGRPPAGFAVEGGYLQINADEFLTVRRALERVELGSTYAEAADGTPIAESTLRNLHDDRRNLYFHAEAEDGRLQAAVEELEPLPELEVPTEHDLPDEDIRAIVRDEIGRLQQ, encoded by the coding sequence GTGTCCGATATCGGTATCTACGCCCGTGTTTCCACAGCCGATCAGGATCCACAACGACAACTCGATGAGCTCCGGGAATCCGTCGAGGACAGCTACGACGATCCAGAGATTCACGCGTACGCCGACATCATCAGCGGCACTGACACAGGTCGGGGCGAGGAGTACCAGCGTCTTCGCGAGGATATCGAGAGCGACGTCCTGGACGTCGTCGTGGTACACGAACTCTCGCGGCTATCGCGTCTCGGTGCCGGCGAGATACACGAGTTCTTGGAGTTCTGCCTCACCAACGAAACCGGCGTCCGAGACCTAGAAGTCGGCCTGGAGATCAGCCTCGACGATGACTTGGTCGACCGCGCAGTCAGCCAACTCATCGCTGGCGTGATGGGCGACCTCGCACGCGTCGAGCACAAGCAAAAACTCAGACGGATTCAGTCTGGCATCGACGCCGCACAGGCTGCTGGTCAGTGGACGGGACGACCACCAGCTGGCTTCGCGGTTGAGGGTGGATACCTCCAGATCAATGCAGACGAGTTCCTGACAGTCCGGCGGGCCCTCGAACGCGTCGAACTGGGCTCCACCTACGCCGAAGCCGCCGATGGAACCCCGATTGCCGAGTCGACGCTGCGGAACCTCCACGACGACCGTCGCAATCTCTATTTCCACGCCGAGGCGGAGGATGGTCGCCTCCAGGCTGCCGTCGAGGAACTGGAGCCGCTCCCAGAGCTGGAGGTCCCGACAGAACACGACCTGCCGGATGAAGATATCCGAGCTATCGTCCGAGACGAGATTGGCCGTCTTCAACAATGA
- a CDS encoding glycosyltransferase: protein MITVNIVRILDAISFTTVQAAAILFGVIWAIVNFCTYAPIFQLAYGRLASKLGRTTRLDTVAPADVPQSEWPSVDVFIPAYEEADVIEQAIRSTVNSAYPNELLQVTVLTEHDDDATNKVVSELLTTYDFVHRIVPSEYPGTPNKPRALNYGFEFSDAAVVGVVDAEDVVDDGLIRAAAVEVSAGPWLSAVSETPKREPRRLESGRGSLTARRGTRSHSRGRLRVVPR from the coding sequence ATGATAACAGTGAATATAGTTAGGATACTTGACGCCATCTCGTTTACTACTGTCCAAGCCGCAGCGATACTGTTCGGCGTTATTTGGGCTATAGTTAATTTTTGTACATATGCTCCGATTTTCCAATTGGCGTATGGTCGCCTGGCATCTAAGCTCGGTAGGACAACCCGACTAGACACCGTCGCTCCGGCGGACGTTCCACAGTCAGAGTGGCCCAGCGTGGACGTGTTTATTCCGGCCTATGAGGAGGCAGATGTCATCGAACAGGCCATCCGGAGTACGGTCAATTCGGCGTATCCCAACGAGTTGCTTCAGGTGACGGTCCTAACCGAGCATGACGACGACGCGACAAACAAGGTTGTCTCCGAACTGTTGACCACATACGATTTTGTCCACCGAATCGTCCCCTCGGAGTACCCCGGCACGCCGAACAAGCCCCGTGCGCTGAATTACGGGTTTGAGTTTTCAGACGCTGCAGTTGTCGGTGTCGTCGACGCAGAGGATGTCGTCGATGACGGGCTCATTCGGGCGGCGGCGGTCGAAGTCAGTGCCGGCCCTTGGCTTTCTGCAGTGAGCGAGACGCCAAAGCGGGAGCCACGCCGGCTCGAATCCGGCCGTGGCTCTCTCACCGCCCGTCGAGGAACGCGGTCGCACTCTCGCGGCCGGTTGCGAGTAGTTCCTCGATGA
- a CDS encoding patatin-like phospholipase family protein: MSDATDGTATSDADGDGVTNVAIACQGGGSHTAFTAGVLQEILAWWDDAEYELVGISGTSGGAFNALATWFGLVTGDAEKAIRTLDALWEDLAADGWQDRTLNAWLTTYARLESSGVALPQVSPYQLPDSWGQRHIARILERHIDFETIPDLCGTDAPELVVGTVNVNAGEFETFTNEDVTTEAVLASAAVPNLFRAVEINGHLHWDGLFSQNPPIDDLMHVPPERKPDELWVIQINPQQSAGEPTTLEEIADRRNELSGNISLNQEVKFIERVNDWIDEGYLPADQFTHTDIHRIQMDQRFDSTTKVDRDRAFIEELLATGRESATAFLDGR; this comes from the coding sequence ATGAGTGACGCCACGGACGGCACCGCGACGAGCGATGCGGACGGCGACGGCGTGACGAACGTCGCCATCGCCTGTCAGGGCGGGGGCAGCCACACCGCCTTCACCGCGGGCGTGTTACAGGAGATTCTGGCGTGGTGGGACGACGCGGAGTACGAACTCGTCGGCATCAGCGGCACCTCCGGCGGTGCGTTCAACGCCCTCGCGACGTGGTTCGGCCTCGTCACCGGCGATGCCGAGAAAGCCATCCGGACCCTCGACGCGCTCTGGGAAGACCTCGCCGCCGACGGGTGGCAAGACCGGACGCTCAACGCGTGGCTGACGACGTACGCCCGCCTAGAGAGTAGCGGCGTCGCCCTCCCGCAGGTCAGCCCCTACCAGTTACCCGACTCGTGGGGCCAACGCCACATCGCACGCATCCTCGAACGCCACATCGACTTCGAGACCATCCCGGACCTCTGTGGGACCGACGCCCCCGAACTCGTCGTCGGCACCGTCAACGTCAACGCCGGCGAGTTCGAGACGTTCACCAACGAAGACGTCACCACGGAAGCGGTGCTGGCCTCGGCCGCGGTGCCGAACCTCTTCCGCGCCGTCGAAATCAACGGCCACCTCCACTGGGACGGTCTGTTCTCACAGAACCCCCCCATCGACGACCTGATGCACGTTCCCCCCGAGCGCAAACCCGACGAACTCTGGGTCATCCAGATCAACCCCCAGCAGTCCGCGGGTGAGCCGACGACGCTGGAGGAAATCGCGGACCGCCGGAACGAACTCTCGGGCAACATCTCCCTCAATCAGGAGGTGAAGTTCATCGAACGCGTCAACGACTGGATAGACGAGGGGTACCTCCCCGCCGACCAGTTCACCCACACGGACATCCACCGCATCCAGATGGACCAGCGGTTCGACTCGACGACGAAAGTCGACCGTGACCGCGCGTTCATCGAGGAACTACTCGCAACCGGCCGCGAGAGTGCGACCGCGTTCCTCGACGGGCGGTGA
- a CDS encoding SDR family oxidoreductase: MTEEFDLEAPDLTREDLLVLEDPHFDTDSVAIVTGAASGIGRATAVGLAANGLTVVGADIDADGLDETATIAADVGADGPVHTVETDLTDDDDVAAMVAAAAEEGTVRFAANIAGMQHIASIPEFPMEKYDLLTDVMLRAPFKVAQEVMPHIREASGGGAIGNMSSVHGHYATRDKAAYITAKHGLTGLTRSIAAEGDGTLRGFSVSVGYVLTPLMVNQIQDTAAERGISEQAVVEDVMLGQARTKEMMIPADVANLFTFGFSQYAQHLNGGDLLFDGGYTHTYE, from the coding sequence ATGACTGAGGAGTTCGACCTCGAAGCACCAGACCTGACGCGCGAGGACCTGTTAGTCCTCGAGGACCCACACTTCGACACCGACTCCGTCGCCATCGTGACCGGGGCGGCCTCGGGCATCGGGCGGGCGACGGCCGTCGGACTGGCGGCCAACGGCCTCACCGTCGTCGGTGCCGACATCGACGCCGACGGCCTCGACGAGACTGCCACCATCGCCGCGGACGTGGGCGCGGACGGTCCCGTCCACACCGTCGAGACGGACCTGACCGACGACGACGACGTGGCGGCGATGGTCGCGGCCGCTGCCGAGGAGGGAACTGTCCGTTTCGCCGCCAACATCGCCGGGATGCAACACATCGCGAGCATCCCCGAGTTCCCGATGGAGAAGTACGACCTGCTGACCGACGTAATGCTCCGCGCGCCGTTCAAAGTCGCACAGGAAGTGATGCCCCACATCCGCGAGGCCAGCGGCGGCGGTGCAATCGGCAACATGTCGTCGGTCCACGGCCACTACGCGACCCGCGACAAGGCAGCGTACATCACGGCCAAGCACGGTCTCACCGGCCTCACCCGGTCCATCGCCGCCGAGGGCGACGGCACGCTCCGTGGCTTTTCGGTCTCGGTCGGGTACGTCTTGACCCCGCTGATGGTCAACCAGATTCAGGACACCGCTGCGGAGCGCGGCATCTCCGAGCAGGCAGTCGTCGAGGACGTGATGCTCGGACAGGCCCGCACCAAGGAGATGATGATCCCCGCGGACGTGGCGAACCTCTTCACGTTCGGCTTCTCGCAGTACGCCCAGCATCTCAACGGCGGCGACCTCCTGTTCGACGGCGGCTACACCCACACCTACGAGTGA
- a CDS encoding DoxX family membrane protein, which produces MSTRTLEAELFGRETRFDYSEHWVGYALVGLRLVMGWVFLQAGITKLLTPGGWTAAGFLENAVPEGNPFGGLWAAMAGSPFVDMLVVWGQVLLGLVLILGVVVRLAAFFGALQMVLFWAAHLQGGLMAGLPIEHGFFVSSHIVYALLLFGLGAFGAGRILGLDRWLEDTEFVQNHPRLRLFLG; this is translated from the coding sequence ATGTCCACACGCACACTAGAGGCTGAACTCTTCGGCCGCGAGACGCGCTTTGATTACTCCGAACACTGGGTCGGATACGCCCTCGTGGGCCTCCGGCTGGTGATGGGATGGGTGTTCCTCCAGGCCGGCATCACCAAACTGTTGACGCCGGGCGGTTGGACGGCTGCTGGGTTCCTCGAAAACGCCGTCCCCGAAGGGAACCCGTTCGGCGGCCTGTGGGCCGCCATGGCCGGGTCGCCGTTCGTCGATATGTTGGTCGTGTGGGGGCAGGTCCTCCTGGGACTCGTCCTCATCCTCGGTGTCGTCGTTCGCCTCGCGGCGTTCTTCGGGGCACTCCAGATGGTACTGTTCTGGGCGGCGCACCTCCAAGGCGGCCTGATGGCCGGACTCCCCATCGAACACGGGTTCTTCGTCAGTAGTCACATCGTCTACGCACTCCTGTTGTTCGGCCTCGGGGCGTTCGGTGCCGGCCGCATCCTCGGGTTGGACCGGTGGCTCGAAGACACCGAGTTCGTCCAGAACCACCCGCGCCTCCGGTTGTTCCTCGGCTGA
- a CDS encoding DUF7410 domain-containing protein, translated as MTETPTPETRVPADETPARCPYCGRPFPRERLRDVHLGECHRDTLTDDERTAVAAAVDDERDDLFVYHLKVVGALVATYAALFVLYLVVLSLQAGG; from the coding sequence ATGACCGAGACACCGACACCCGAGACTCGCGTCCCCGCCGACGAGACGCCCGCGCGCTGTCCGTACTGTGGCCGGCCGTTCCCGCGTGAACGGTTGCGCGACGTACATCTCGGGGAGTGCCACCGCGATACTCTGACCGACGACGAACGGACGGCAGTGGCGGCGGCCGTCGACGACGAACGCGACGACCTGTTCGTCTACCACCTCAAGGTCGTGGGCGCGCTCGTGGCCACCTACGCCGCCCTGTTCGTCCTCTATCTCGTCGTGTTGAGCCTACAGGCCGGCGGGTGA
- a CDS encoding cytochrome C oxidase subunit IV family protein — protein MTRTKLYAAIYVVLFVLATVQAGLEMFTDLLDSAYWLAFGVIIVLSVAKAVVVAGYYQHLRWEPRSLTYLYLIGVGAALALTMAASYSIL, from the coding sequence ATGACCCGAACGAAACTCTACGCGGCGATATACGTGGTCCTGTTCGTCCTCGCCACGGTGCAGGCGGGACTGGAGATGTTCACGGACCTGCTCGATTCGGCCTACTGGTTGGCGTTCGGGGTTATTATCGTGCTGTCCGTCGCCAAGGCCGTCGTCGTCGCGGGCTACTACCAGCACCTCCGTTGGGAACCGCGGTCGCTGACCTATCTCTATCTCATCGGCGTGGGCGCGGCACTCGCGCTGACGATGGCCGCCTCCTACTCCATCCTCTGA